From Homo sapiens chromosome 6, GRCh38.p14 Primary Assembly, the proteins below share one genomic window:
- the GPR6 gene encoding G-protein coupled receptor 6 isoform b (isoform b is encoded by transcript variant 2), producing the protein MNASAASLNDSQVVVVAAEGAAAAATAAGGPDTGEWGPPAAAALGAGGGANGSLELSSQLSAGPPGLLLPAVNPWDVLLCVSGTVIAGENALVVALIASTPALRTPMFVLVGSLATADLLAGCGLILHFVFQYLVPSETVSLLTVGFLVASFAASVSSLLAITVDRYLSLYNALTYYSRRTLLGVHLLLAATWTVSLGLGLLPVLGWNCLAERAACSVVRPLARSHVALLSAAFFMVFGIMLHLYVRICQVVWRHAHQIALQQHCLAPPHLAATRKGVGTLAVVLGTFGASWLPFAIYCVVGSHEDPAVYTYATLLPATYNSMINPIIYAFRNQEIQRALWLLLCGCFQSKVPFRSRSPSEV; encoded by the coding sequence ATGAACGCGAGCGCCGCCTCGCTCAACGACTCCCAGGTGGTGGTAGTGGCGGCCGAaggagcggcggcggcggccacAGCAGCAGGGGGGCCGGACACGGGCGAATGGGGACCCCCTGCTGCGGCGGCTCTAGGAGCCGGCGGCGGAGCTAATGGGTCTCTGGAGCTGTCCTCGCAGCTGTCGGCTGGGCCACCGGGACTCCTGCTGCCAGCGGTGAATCCGTGGGACGTGCTCCTGTGCGTGTCGGGGACAGTGATCGCTGGAGAAAACGCGCTGGTGGTGGCGCTCATCGCGTCCACTCCGGCGCTGCGCACGCCCATGTTCGTGCTGGTAGGCAGCCTGGCCACCGCTGACCTGTTGGCGGGCTGTGGCCTCATCTTGCACTTTGTGTTCCAGTACTTGGTGCCCTCGGAGACTGTGAGTCTGCTCACGGTGGGCTTCCTCGTGGCCTCCTTCGCCGCCTCTGTCAGCAGCCTGCTGGCCATTACGGTGGACCGCTACCTGTCCCTGTATAACGCGCTCACCTATTACTCGCGCCGGACCCTGTTGGGCGTGCACCTCCTGCTTGCCGCCACTTGGACCGTGTCCCTAGGCCTGGGGCTGCTGCCCGTGCTGGGCTGGAACTGCCTGGCAGAGCGCGCCGCCTGCAGCGTGGTGCGCCCGCTGGCGCGCAGCCACGTGGCTCTGCTCTCCGCCGCCTTCTTCATGGTCTTCGGCATCATGCTGCACCTGTACGTGCGCATCTGCCAGGTGGTCTGGCGCCACGCGCACCAGATCGCGCTGCAGCAGCACTGCCTGGCGCCACCCCATCTCGCTGCCACCAGAAAGGGTGTGGGTACACTGGCTGTGGTGCTGGGCACTTTCGGCGCCAGCTGGCTGCCCTTCGCCATCTATTGCGTGGTGGGCAGCCATGAGGACCCGGCGGTCTACACTTACGCCACCCTGCTGCCCGCCACCTACAACTCCATGATCAATCCCATCATCTATGCCTTCCGCAACCAGGAGATCCAGCGCGCCCTGTGGCTCCTGCTCTGTGGCTGTTTCCAGTCCAAAGTGCCCTTTCGTTCCAGGTCTCCCAGCGAGGTCTGA
- the GPR6 gene encoding G-protein coupled receptor 6 isoform a (isoform a is encoded by transcript variant 1) → MTLLAWCTRGANPAAMNASAASLNDSQVVVVAAEGAAAAATAAGGPDTGEWGPPAAAALGAGGGANGSLELSSQLSAGPPGLLLPAVNPWDVLLCVSGTVIAGENALVVALIASTPALRTPMFVLVGSLATADLLAGCGLILHFVFQYLVPSETVSLLTVGFLVASFAASVSSLLAITVDRYLSLYNALTYYSRRTLLGVHLLLAATWTVSLGLGLLPVLGWNCLAERAACSVVRPLARSHVALLSAAFFMVFGIMLHLYVRICQVVWRHAHQIALQQHCLAPPHLAATRKGVGTLAVVLGTFGASWLPFAIYCVVGSHEDPAVYTYATLLPATYNSMINPIIYAFRNQEIQRALWLLLCGCFQSKVPFRSRSPSEV, encoded by the exons ATGACACTCCTAGCTTGGTGCACTCGG GGTGCAAATCCGGCCGCGATGAACGCGAGCGCCGCCTCGCTCAACGACTCCCAGGTGGTGGTAGTGGCGGCCGAaggagcggcggcggcggccacAGCAGCAGGGGGGCCGGACACGGGCGAATGGGGACCCCCTGCTGCGGCGGCTCTAGGAGCCGGCGGCGGAGCTAATGGGTCTCTGGAGCTGTCCTCGCAGCTGTCGGCTGGGCCACCGGGACTCCTGCTGCCAGCGGTGAATCCGTGGGACGTGCTCCTGTGCGTGTCGGGGACAGTGATCGCTGGAGAAAACGCGCTGGTGGTGGCGCTCATCGCGTCCACTCCGGCGCTGCGCACGCCCATGTTCGTGCTGGTAGGCAGCCTGGCCACCGCTGACCTGTTGGCGGGCTGTGGCCTCATCTTGCACTTTGTGTTCCAGTACTTGGTGCCCTCGGAGACTGTGAGTCTGCTCACGGTGGGCTTCCTCGTGGCCTCCTTCGCCGCCTCTGTCAGCAGCCTGCTGGCCATTACGGTGGACCGCTACCTGTCCCTGTATAACGCGCTCACCTATTACTCGCGCCGGACCCTGTTGGGCGTGCACCTCCTGCTTGCCGCCACTTGGACCGTGTCCCTAGGCCTGGGGCTGCTGCCCGTGCTGGGCTGGAACTGCCTGGCAGAGCGCGCCGCCTGCAGCGTGGTGCGCCCGCTGGCGCGCAGCCACGTGGCTCTGCTCTCCGCCGCCTTCTTCATGGTCTTCGGCATCATGCTGCACCTGTACGTGCGCATCTGCCAGGTGGTCTGGCGCCACGCGCACCAGATCGCGCTGCAGCAGCACTGCCTGGCGCCACCCCATCTCGCTGCCACCAGAAAGGGTGTGGGTACACTGGCTGTGGTGCTGGGCACTTTCGGCGCCAGCTGGCTGCCCTTCGCCATCTATTGCGTGGTGGGCAGCCATGAGGACCCGGCGGTCTACACTTACGCCACCCTGCTGCCCGCCACCTACAACTCCATGATCAATCCCATCATCTATGCCTTCCGCAACCAGGAGATCCAGCGCGCCCTGTGGCTCCTGCTCTGTGGCTGTTTCCAGTCCAAAGTGCCCTTTCGTTCCAGGTCTCCCAGCGAGGTCTGA